The sequence below is a genomic window from Falco rusticolus isolate bFalRus1 chromosome 8, bFalRus1.pri, whole genome shotgun sequence.
CCAGCCTCACCATTATCACCTCCCAGATGAAGTATCTCCTGGGACTGAAAATCCCTCGTCATGAAGGAGTGGGGTCCTTCATCCTGACATGGGTTGACCTTTTCAGATACATTCAGAACACGAACATCTGTGACCTGGTCACCAGCCTGGTTGCTTTGGCCGTCATAGTGCCTGTCAAAGAGGTCAATGAGCGGTATAAGGAGAAGATGAAGGCCCCGTTCCCCATAGAGCTGCTGGTGGTCATTGTAGCCACAGTAATATCTTACTACTGCAACTTTGAAGAGCGATACAAGTCTGCTGTTTGTGGGGAGATCCCCACTGGTTTCAGGAAACCCACTCTACCAGATATAAACCTGTTCTCCAGCCTGGCAGTTGATGCTCTGCCCATTGCTGTTATCGGTTTTGCCATGACCGTCTCCCTGGCGGAAATCTTTGGCAAAAAGCATGGCTACGCTGTCCGTGCCAACCAAGAGATGATTGCTATCGGCATGTGCAACCTGATCCCTTCTTTCTTCTACTGCTTTGCCAGTTCTGCAGCCCTGACCAAGACTCTGCTGAAGGAGTCCACGGGGACCCAGACCCAGGTCTCTGGCCTGGTCAcctccctggtgctgctgctggtgctgctgtggaTCGCCCCACTTTTCCACTCGCTGCAGACCTCCATCTTGGGGGTGGTCACCATTGTCAACCTGCGGGGGGGGCTGAGGAAGTTCCATGACACCCCCAGCATGTGGCAGCTCAGCAAGCTGGACACGGTGGTGTGGTGGGCAACCATGCTGTCCTCCACACTGATCACCACGGAGATCGGGCTCCTCATGGGCgtctgctttgctctgctttgtaTCATCTTTCGCACGCAGAGACCCAGGGCCACGCTGCTGGGCAAGGTCAGCAACACGGAAATCTATGAGGACCAGTCCACTTACAAGCAGCTCAGCAGTATTGCCAACATCAAAATCTTCCGCTTCGAGTCGTCCCTCTACTATGCCAACAAGGAATATTTCAAGACTGTTCTCTACCAAAAAACTGGGGTAAATCCTACCCTGCTGGCCGCTAAGCACCAAAGGGTGGGGGCCCAGGCAAGTACAGACACAGGCAACAGCAAGAGCTTTTTTGGCACCAGGTGTGACTGCCTGAAACAGGCCAAGAAAAGGGCTGAGAAGCCTCCAGCAGATGCCTGTCCTCCCTCCACAGACATGCACACCTTAATCCTTGACTGTAGGGCAATGCAGTTTATAGACACTGTGGGTCTCTCTGCGCTGAAGGAGACACGTCATGACTATAAGGAGATTGGTGTCCAGGTGCTCCTGGCCAACTGCAACCCATCCGTCCGCCACCGGCTCCGAGAGGGTGGCTGGGCTGGCGAGATGGACAGTGGTGGCCAGCTGGCTTTCCACAGCGTCCATGCAGCAGTGCAGTTTGCTGAATGGTGGTACcatgagcagcaggaggagagcaaggagaaaaagggTGCTCTCCCGCACCCCGACAACCTGAACTTTCAGGTGTCTTTGTAGACCTGAGTGTGAGGGATGATTTCTAATGGGGATGGGCTTAGGGTGTGCTGGAGAGGAGTTCAGTCTGAGCGTGCGAAAAAAGAATCTGATGAACTGTCAGCAGCAGGCATGGGGCAATAGGATTGGGGAAGGCATGGATGTCGGGAGTGGAGTGCCAGCAGCTGAACAGCCTGAGCGGCGTTTCGGGGGCTGTCCCGTCGGTGAGGAGCCTGGACAGCTTCTAACCCTTCTCCTTGGAAAGGGCTGCGGCGGCAGGAGGTGCCGCGCAGGGGGACGGGACGCCGGGCTTCCACCAGCGGCTTCCATTGCAGGGCTCCCCCCGCGCCTCGCCGCGCCGCTGGCCACCCGGAGCCCCCGCTGGCCACCCGGAGCCCCCGCGGCCGGGGtcgccccgccgctcccgcgcGGGCCCGTGTCTCGCGTGGGCACTGGGGGGCACGAGTGAGCCGCGCTGCGCGGCCCCAACTGCGCTGCGCGTCCCCGCGGccgcgcccccgcgccccccccgcggccgcgctcccgccggCGGCTGAAGCGGCCCCCGCGGTGGCGGGCAGGGGGCGCGGAGCGGGCAGGGGGCGCGGAGCGGCTGGCGGCGGCCGTGCGCGGCCCCTCTGCTCTCGGTGTGTGGCGGGGGAGGCTGATCCCGGCCCCCAGCCCGGGCAGGGCGGGCTGGGTCGGGGGGCGCCGGCCGGGGCGCCCTGTGGTGGGGCTTGCGGGGCCCCTGGGAGCTCACCCGCCGGCCGGGGGTCGGAGCGGCTGggccccgccggcagcccgggacagccctgccctgtgctACGGGTGATGCGCGGCCGCGGGGCGTCACCGCGGGGGGAGGCTTCGCAGGGGCCTGTCCCCAGGGGTCTGTGGGCTACCCAAGCTTTATGCCTGAAAATCCTATTTCCCGTGGCCCCCTGGCGTTAAGCACCACCTGATTGCTTTTGGGGGAGGGTCGAGCCGGGACACTGAGGCGAAGGAGAGAGGGGCTGCAGGCCAGGTCTGCCACCTGCTCCGGGGAGGAGCCCCGGtggtccctcccagccccccaccagcaggcacagcccagccgCTGTGAGCATCTCCCC
It includes:
- the LOC119152119 gene encoding sulfate transporter-like, producing the protein MAACSPALAMEDTSSQKSGQSKDALGSVMPEDTPANFIHVKLEEYEPSGFSTKELILQKAREVCTCNHQTIITFFCRLFPVLDWLPCYNVKTQLLGDVISGLLVGIVAVPQSISYSLLASQDPIYGIYTNFFCNIIYVAMATSRHNSVGSFGVLCLMIGQSVNRHLQQAGYSDDNAGSLVVGNSTSSTNGTGACDRSCYAITVALSLSFLVGLYQILLGVLQLGFVAVYLSEPLLSGFVTGSSLTIITSQMKYLLGLKIPRHEGVGSFILTWVDLFRYIQNTNICDLVTSLVALAVIVPVKEVNERYKEKMKAPFPIELLVVIVATVISYYCNFEERYKSAVCGEIPTGFRKPTLPDINLFSSLAVDALPIAVIGFAMTVSLAEIFGKKHGYAVRANQEMIAIGMCNLIPSFFYCFASSAALTKTLLKESTGTQTQVSGLVTSLVLLLVLLWIAPLFHSLQTSILGVVTIVNLRGGLRKFHDTPSMWQLSKLDTVVWWATMLSSTLITTEIGLLMGVCFALLCIIFRTQRPRATLLGKVSNTEIYEDQSTYKQLSSIANIKIFRFESSLYYANKEYFKTVLYQKTGVNPTLLAAKHQRVGAQASTDTGNSKSFFGTRCDCLKQAKKRAEKPPADACPPSTDMHTLILDCRAMQFIDTVGLSALKETRHDYKEIGVQVLLANCNPSVRHRLREGGWAGEMDSGGQLAFHSVHAAVQFAEWWYHEQQEESKEKKGALPHPDNLNFQVSL